One Gordonia mangrovi genomic region harbors:
- a CDS encoding oxidoreductase, with the protein MPRDPRHDILFEPITFGPKTMRNRFWATSHSTGYGSERPGIQAGFRGMKAEGGWGVVSSDFCSIHPESDEFPFTSSRLWDDGDIINLGHLTDEIHKHGSLASVQLWYNGMHSPRLEARETARGPSPLPSNVFPERNVYAAYADKDDIRAIINMYILGAKRAEQAGFDIAEVSGGDSTIPLQFLETRYNHRTDEYGGSLENRARFYIELMTALKKAVGDTMAVTTRFEVDTVNGDHRIKHFDEGSKFLEIMEKEGVVDLWGLKIGDYEEWGEDAGSSRFRKPNWASGFIKGAKDIVSVPVVSNGRFTDPDAMVAAIRNGQCDIIGAARPSISDPFLPTKISEGRPDEVRECIGCNMCVGRMQQQALMYCTQNATTGEEYRRGWHPEKFTKVTEPEAVLVVGAGPAGMECAVTLGRRGYLVHLRDSATELGGHWRDVSKYPRCGEYGRLIDYREVMLSKLDNVQVQLGVPEMTADDVLEYGAEKVVIATGSHWSPVGLGPETHSPLTNVNASTMPNVLTPEQVMAGKDVPGRNVVILDGDGHFTGFAMAEMMADLGKNVTIVTNTHDIFEFSKFTMEMPNNKRTMHSKGIKYIRNHWATELKDGKLQLFFLYKDSAELTEQRPGEWGRTFSDDVVELDCDALILTTTRVSNSQLFTDLRAQQDRWSEAGIAAVYQVGDCVQPRHAMDAVFDGHRLAREFESPDPQRPLPFIRERQVWGHETFPKLGDARPVVEGNLLV; encoded by the coding sequence ATGCCCCGCGATCCTCGTCACGACATCCTTTTCGAACCCATCACCTTCGGCCCCAAGACCATGCGGAACCGATTCTGGGCCACATCCCATTCCACCGGCTACGGCTCCGAGCGACCAGGAATCCAGGCCGGCTTCCGCGGTATGAAGGCCGAAGGCGGTTGGGGCGTCGTATCCAGCGACTTCTGTTCCATCCATCCCGAATCCGACGAGTTCCCATTCACATCATCGCGGCTGTGGGACGACGGTGACATCATCAACCTCGGCCACCTGACCGACGAGATCCACAAACACGGATCGCTGGCGTCGGTGCAACTCTGGTACAACGGCATGCACTCGCCGCGGCTGGAAGCACGCGAGACAGCCCGCGGACCGTCGCCGTTGCCCTCCAACGTTTTTCCGGAGCGCAACGTCTACGCAGCCTACGCCGACAAAGATGACATTCGCGCCATCATCAACATGTACATCCTCGGTGCGAAGCGTGCGGAGCAGGCTGGTTTCGACATTGCCGAAGTATCCGGCGGCGACTCCACGATCCCGCTGCAGTTCCTGGAGACCAGATACAACCATCGCACCGACGAATACGGCGGCTCGCTGGAGAACCGCGCCCGGTTCTACATCGAACTCATGACGGCCCTGAAGAAGGCCGTCGGCGACACCATGGCGGTCACCACCCGATTCGAGGTGGACACGGTCAACGGCGACCACCGCATCAAGCACTTCGACGAGGGGTCGAAGTTCTTGGAGATCATGGAGAAAGAGGGCGTCGTCGACCTCTGGGGCCTCAAGATCGGCGACTACGAGGAATGGGGCGAAGACGCGGGCAGTTCACGTTTCCGCAAACCCAACTGGGCGAGCGGTTTCATCAAGGGCGCCAAGGACATCGTCAGCGTTCCGGTGGTCAGCAACGGCCGATTCACCGACCCCGACGCCATGGTCGCCGCAATCCGCAATGGTCAGTGCGACATCATCGGTGCCGCGCGCCCCTCCATCTCGGATCCGTTCCTCCCGACCAAGATCTCCGAGGGCCGGCCCGACGAGGTGCGCGAATGCATCGGCTGCAATATGTGCGTCGGCCGCATGCAGCAGCAGGCGTTGATGTACTGCACGCAGAACGCCACCACCGGTGAGGAATACCGCCGTGGCTGGCACCCGGAGAAGTTCACGAAGGTCACCGAACCCGAGGCGGTACTCGTCGTCGGTGCCGGTCCGGCCGGAATGGAGTGTGCGGTCACGCTTGGGCGTCGCGGGTACCTGGTGCACCTGCGTGACAGCGCCACCGAGCTGGGTGGACATTGGCGCGATGTCAGCAAGTACCCCCGCTGCGGAGAGTACGGACGCCTCATCGACTACCGCGAGGTGATGCTGTCGAAGCTGGACAATGTGCAGGTGCAACTCGGTGTCCCGGAGATGACTGCCGACGATGTGCTCGAGTACGGCGCGGAAAAGGTGGTCATCGCGACCGGTTCGCACTGGTCACCGGTCGGCCTGGGCCCGGAGACTCATTCCCCGTTGACGAATGTCAACGCGTCGACGATGCCCAATGTGCTCACCCCCGAACAGGTCATGGCAGGCAAGGACGTACCCGGGCGCAACGTCGTGATCCTCGACGGTGACGGACATTTCACCGGGTTCGCGATGGCCGAGATGATGGCCGACCTGGGCAAGAACGTCACCATCGTGACCAATACCCACGACATCTTCGAGTTCTCCAAGTTCACCATGGAGATGCCCAACAACAAGCGCACGATGCATTCGAAGGGCATCAAGTACATCCGGAACCACTGGGCCACCGAGCTCAAAGACGGCAAGCTCCAGCTGTTCTTCCTGTACAAGGACAGCGCCGAGCTGACCGAGCAGAGACCCGGCGAATGGGGCCGCACCTTCTCCGACGATGTCGTCGAACTCGACTGTGATGCGCTGATTCTCACAACCACTCGAGTCTCCAACTCACAATTGTTCACGGACCTGCGCGCGCAGCAGGATCGCTGGTCCGAGGCCGGGATCGCGGCGGTCTACCAGGTCGGCGACTGCGTGCAGCCCCGCCATGCGATGGATGCGGTCTTCGACGGTCATCGGTTGGCGCGCGAGTTCGAATCGCCGGATCCGCAGCGACCGCTGCCGTTCATCAGGGAACGCCAGGTGTGGGGCCATGAGACCTTCCCCAAGCTCGGCGATGCGCGACCGGTGGTCGAAGGCAACCTGCTCGTCTGA
- a CDS encoding gamma-aminobutyraldehyde dehydrogenase, whose translation MTDVTVHNFIGGKQQPARSGKTAAVISPATGLPFGSAPVSSAEDVDDAFAAASDAFEGWRDTIPADRQRALLRIADSIEQRADELVAIESKNTGMPAALIKAEEIGPMTDQIRFFAGAARVLEGRSAGEYMSGFTSFLRREPIGVVGQVTPWNYPMMMAVWKFAPAIAAGNTVVLKPSDTTPLTAVLLAEIAQEHLPSGVFNVVTGDRDTGRELVAHKTPQMVSVTGSVRAGMEVAGSAATDLKKVHLELGGKAPVIVFDDADIAKTAEGIASAGYFNAGQDCTAATRVLAAPGIHDELVAALTEQARATKPGGLDSADAILGPVNNPNQLARVGGFIDRLPDHATVHAGGRRNDEADFAAGYYYEPTVVSGLRQDDEASKTELFGPVITVQQFDGEDQAVRWANDVPYALSSSVWTRDHSRAMRVSRRLDFGCVWINCHIPLVAEMPHGGFKHSGYGKDLSVYGLEDYTRLKHVMSSLDY comes from the coding sequence ATGACTGATGTAACAGTGCACAATTTCATCGGAGGCAAGCAGCAGCCGGCACGGTCCGGCAAGACTGCAGCAGTCATAAGTCCGGCAACCGGCCTACCCTTTGGTTCTGCTCCGGTCAGCAGTGCCGAGGATGTCGATGACGCGTTCGCGGCAGCATCGGACGCATTCGAGGGCTGGCGGGACACGATCCCCGCCGACCGTCAGCGAGCACTGCTGCGGATCGCCGACTCCATCGAGCAGCGGGCGGACGAACTCGTCGCCATCGAATCCAAGAACACAGGGATGCCTGCGGCACTCATCAAGGCCGAGGAGATCGGGCCGATGACTGACCAGATCCGCTTCTTCGCGGGCGCTGCGCGTGTCCTGGAGGGTCGGTCAGCCGGCGAATACATGTCCGGGTTCACGTCGTTCCTGCGACGCGAGCCGATCGGCGTCGTCGGACAAGTGACACCCTGGAACTACCCGATGATGATGGCGGTGTGGAAGTTTGCGCCGGCGATTGCCGCAGGCAACACCGTGGTACTCAAGCCCAGCGACACCACCCCGTTGACGGCGGTGTTGCTTGCCGAGATCGCCCAAGAGCATCTGCCGAGCGGTGTCTTCAACGTCGTCACCGGGGATCGGGATACCGGACGCGAACTCGTAGCGCACAAGACCCCGCAGATGGTCTCCGTCACCGGATCGGTACGCGCGGGCATGGAGGTTGCCGGATCGGCAGCCACTGACCTCAAGAAGGTACACCTCGAGCTCGGCGGCAAGGCCCCAGTGATCGTATTCGATGACGCGGACATCGCCAAGACGGCCGAAGGTATCGCCAGCGCAGGCTATTTCAACGCCGGGCAGGACTGCACCGCCGCCACCCGCGTGCTCGCAGCGCCGGGCATCCACGACGAGCTGGTGGCCGCACTGACCGAGCAGGCTCGTGCGACCAAGCCCGGCGGGCTCGACTCGGCCGACGCGATCCTCGGACCTGTCAACAACCCGAACCAGCTCGCCCGCGTCGGCGGTTTCATCGACCGGCTGCCCGACCATGCGACCGTACACGCCGGTGGTCGTCGCAACGACGAAGCGGACTTCGCCGCCGGCTACTACTACGAACCGACCGTCGTCTCGGGTCTGCGCCAGGATGATGAGGCCAGCAAGACCGAGCTCTTCGGCCCGGTGATCACCGTGCAGCAGTTCGACGGTGAGGACCAAGCAGTCCGATGGGCCAACGACGTCCCCTACGCGCTCTCCTCGAGCGTGTGGACACGCGATCACAGCCGGGCCATGCGAGTGTCCCGACGACTCGATTTCGGCTGCGTGTGGATCAATTGCCATATCCCCTTGGTGGCGGAGATGCCGCACGGCGGTTTCAAGCACTCCGGCTACGGCAAGGATCTGTCGGTGTATGGCCTCGAGGACTACACCCGACTCAAGCACGTCATGTCGTCGCTCGACTACTGA
- a CDS encoding NAD(P)-dependent oxidoreductase has product MTRASDTSASATWVVPSPAVSSSPTKFDRLRPQPICREHAGRRRVAGDLRSRALVVDQTSGDPTATRAMATELAQHGIDLIDAPVSGGTKGAQAGTISIMVGASDDQCARASEVLSAISPNIFHAGDVGAGHAMKLVNNVISGAQRLLTLEGLALAAKNGVAPAEAIEILKSGGAQVRLEQCGQPSGVTARTALCARRNPHRRLGQTEPATQSAPPARPDRAGTPAAWHSPPGPGSSHFGVFGERTFRTWAHAACVRTAACRSTILALHDVTT; this is encoded by the coding sequence GTGACACGGGCATCGGATACATCCGCCTCGGCAACATGGGTGGTGCCCTCGCCAGCCGTCTCCAGCTCACCCACAAAATTTGACCGTCTACGACCGCAGCCAATCTGCCGTGAGCATGCTGGCCGCCGACGGGTTGCCGGCGATCTCCGTTCCCGCGCTCTGGTAGTCGACCAGACCTCCGGCGATCCGACGGCCACGCGGGCCATGGCCACCGAACTCGCTCAGCACGGCATCGATCTGATCGACGCGCCGGTCAGCGGTGGAACGAAGGGCGCCCAGGCCGGCACCATCTCGATCATGGTCGGCGCAAGTGACGATCAGTGCGCTCGCGCGTCGGAGGTACTGTCGGCGATCAGCCCGAACATCTTCCACGCGGGCGACGTCGGCGCGGGGCACGCCATGAAGCTCGTCAACAATGTCATATCCGGCGCCCAGCGCCTGCTGACACTCGAGGGCCTGGCTCTTGCCGCGAAGAACGGGGTCGCTCCGGCCGAGGCCATCGAGATCCTGAAGTCCGGTGGAGCCCAAGTCCGTTTAGAGCAATGCGGTCAGCCGTCCGGCGTAACAGCGCGCACAGCGCTGTGCGCGCGACGCAATCCGCACCGCCGGCTCGGCCAGACCGAGCCGGCGACGCAATCCGCACCGCCGGCTCGGCCAGACCGAGCCGGTACGCCAGCGGCGTGGCACAGCCCCCCCGGGCCAGGCAGCTCTCACTTCGGCGTCTTCGGCGAGCGCACCTTCCGCACCTGGGCACATGCCGCTTGCGTTCGTACCGCCGCTTGCAGATCCACAATTCTCGCGTTGCACGACGTGACGACCTAA
- a CDS encoding cupin domain-containing protein: MTPQHHGAQARRVVTGVGADGKSCIVSDENTPERVVGPVNTKCDIWRVNNLPVAYDDGPGLEAGVVTMPAEGGFVFRVVTFAPDSEWEHLDPADVMPGAIDPAEAGGIPGLHVTETVDIVTILSGEIVAIMEAEETVLRAGDTLVQRGTKHAWSNRTDQPVTLQSIMISAKG, from the coding sequence ATGACACCGCAGCATCACGGTGCACAGGCGCGCAGGGTGGTCACCGGAGTCGGTGCCGACGGCAAATCGTGCATCGTCAGCGACGAGAACACTCCGGAGCGCGTCGTCGGTCCGGTGAACACCAAATGTGACATCTGGCGGGTGAACAACCTGCCGGTGGCCTACGACGACGGGCCGGGTCTTGAGGCCGGCGTTGTCACGATGCCTGCCGAGGGTGGCTTCGTCTTCCGGGTCGTGACTTTCGCGCCTGACTCGGAGTGGGAGCACCTCGACCCGGCGGATGTCATGCCCGGAGCCATCGATCCCGCCGAAGCGGGGGGTATCCCCGGGCTGCACGTGACCGAGACGGTGGACATCGTCACCATCCTCTCCGGCGAGATCGTCGCGATCATGGAGGCCGAGGAGACGGTCCTCCGGGCCGGCGACACCCTGGTCCAGCGCGGCACCAAACACGCCTGGAGCAATCGCACAGACCAACCCGTGACCTTGCAGTCGATCATGATCTCGGCCAAGGGCTGA
- a CDS encoding MFS transporter encodes MDVVTALRQQRMNPFRWYAVALCILCGAIDGLDLLLVAYALPHLPDGFASGGQKGLLISLAFIGYGIGSALIAPMADRIGRKNLVVLGLVFASVVLGITAFAPNVEVMMVTRLLTGLAVGTMLPLVHILGDEYSSQNRRSLSVGIITLGVPIGSLLGGLASLFIISSFDGAWQALFVFGATLSGLTAVVVWLTLPESPVFLANRGSAGDDIKIAAIARRLRLVGVDPSMKPAPEFSPHADDESESSRDAKVGVLSPRYRVRSLLIWGGYTFGILGYYFINSWTPQLITTATDSAATGALVTTVISIGAITGGVLFTLMTLRVIPTKLCWMALGVAVVAQVTFAMTLSGGVAYVAAFILGMGIQAGLSAYMTSATRLYPPTIRARGLGLMGGISRVGSITAPLLVGALLSVVTAEVMYLAASVTVFIAGASAFGLWANTKHEFDEPVVPDHESINETDGSPSSLTRS; translated from the coding sequence ATGGATGTCGTAACCGCTTTGCGGCAACAGCGGATGAATCCCTTCCGCTGGTACGCCGTCGCCCTGTGCATCCTCTGCGGTGCCATCGACGGCCTGGATCTGTTGCTGGTCGCTTATGCGCTGCCGCACCTGCCCGACGGCTTCGCCAGTGGTGGTCAAAAGGGGCTGTTGATCAGTCTCGCGTTCATCGGCTACGGAATCGGCAGCGCCCTGATCGCTCCGATGGCCGACCGTATTGGCCGGAAGAACCTGGTCGTCCTCGGCTTGGTGTTCGCGTCCGTGGTCCTGGGCATCACGGCCTTCGCGCCCAACGTGGAAGTGATGATGGTGACGCGCCTGCTCACCGGACTCGCGGTCGGCACGATGCTCCCGTTGGTCCACATCCTCGGTGACGAGTACTCCTCACAGAATCGCCGAAGCCTCAGTGTCGGCATCATCACCTTGGGTGTGCCGATCGGCAGCCTGCTGGGTGGTCTGGCCAGCCTGTTCATCATCAGCAGCTTCGACGGCGCATGGCAGGCGCTGTTCGTGTTCGGCGCAACCCTCAGTGGCCTGACAGCCGTTGTGGTCTGGCTGACGCTGCCGGAAAGCCCGGTGTTCCTCGCCAACCGTGGCAGCGCCGGCGACGACATCAAGATTGCCGCGATCGCACGTAGGCTGCGGCTGGTCGGGGTCGATCCTTCGATGAAGCCTGCACCTGAGTTCTCCCCGCACGCCGACGACGAGTCCGAGTCGTCACGTGACGCGAAGGTCGGCGTCCTGTCGCCGCGTTACCGGGTGCGGTCGCTCCTGATCTGGGGTGGCTACACCTTCGGTATCCTCGGGTACTACTTCATCAACAGTTGGACCCCGCAGCTCATCACCACGGCGACCGACAGTGCCGCCACCGGTGCCCTCGTGACCACCGTGATCAGCATCGGCGCGATCACCGGCGGTGTCCTGTTCACCCTGATGACACTTCGGGTCATCCCGACCAAGCTGTGCTGGATGGCGCTCGGCGTCGCCGTGGTCGCCCAGGTGACCTTCGCGATGACTCTGTCCGGGGGTGTGGCGTATGTGGCGGCGTTCATCCTCGGCATGGGCATTCAGGCCGGCTTGTCGGCCTACATGACATCCGCTACGCGGCTGTACCCGCCGACCATCCGTGCACGTGGGCTCGGGCTCATGGGCGGCATCAGCCGCGTCGGATCGATCACCGCACCGCTTCTCGTGGGAGCACTGCTCTCCGTGGTTACCGCAGAGGTCATGTACTTGGCCGCCTCGGTGACCGTCTTCATCGCCGGTGCCTCGGCGTTCGGCTTGTGGGCCAACACCAAGCACGAGTTCGACGAGCCGGTCGTCCCGGACCACGAGTCCATCAACGAGACGGACGGATCACCCTCCTCCCTCACGCGATCCTAG
- a CDS encoding carboxymuconolactone decarboxylase family protein — protein MAQREWHYPKAVPKLAELGQDVLYGDVWEREELSKRDRSLITVAALIALYRPEQLEAHMQRALGNGVTADELAEVVTHMGFYAGWPSAVTGGEILRSVLVNGEE, from the coding sequence ATGGCACAGCGTGAGTGGCACTACCCGAAGGCCGTCCCCAAACTGGCTGAACTGGGACAGGACGTGCTGTACGGAGACGTGTGGGAACGCGAGGAACTGAGCAAGCGTGATCGCAGTCTGATCACGGTGGCCGCACTGATTGCCCTCTACCGCCCGGAACAACTCGAAGCACACATGCAGCGGGCACTGGGTAATGGGGTCACTGCCGACGAACTCGCCGAGGTCGTCACGCACATGGGGTTCTACGCCGGTTGGCCCTCTGCCGTCACCGGAGGTGAGATTCTCAGATCAGTGCTGGTCAACGGCGAGGAGTAG
- a CDS encoding (R)-mandelonitrile lyase, whose protein sequence is MKFMPSGGQTAPGPEAQFTGSVYIDGIRVPDSQSAIGCAHVRFTPGARTAWHTHPKGQTLYVTDGIGLVARRGGDVQEIRPGDVVYIEPGEEHWHGATPDRFMAHVAMQEADENGQVVTWLDHVTDAEYGQR, encoded by the coding sequence ATGAAGTTCATGCCAAGTGGTGGCCAGACCGCCCCGGGTCCGGAGGCTCAGTTCACGGGGTCGGTGTACATCGACGGCATCCGCGTTCCAGACAGCCAGTCCGCGATCGGATGTGCGCACGTGCGCTTCACGCCCGGCGCACGTACGGCATGGCACACCCACCCGAAAGGCCAGACTCTGTATGTGACCGACGGTATCGGCCTCGTCGCTCGTCGCGGCGGCGACGTGCAGGAGATCCGGCCCGGGGACGTGGTGTACATCGAACCGGGTGAAGAGCACTGGCATGGTGCGACACCGGACCGGTTCATGGCACACGTCGCCATGCAAGAGGCCGACGAGAACGGGCAGGTGGTCACCTGGCTCGATCACGTGACCGACGCGGAGTACGGACAACGCTGA
- a CDS encoding MFS transporter: MRTFLSFAAAVTSLIVVFASSGAPIPLYERYRETEPITTAGLSLAAVSYFVAVLFSLVVCGRLSNHLGRRPVALATVVLACMGTAMLLSVHSLVTLASGRALQGLACGLASSVLTSFIIETAPRRPQWLGTVAAASGPLLGLTIGAVGVGALAEYAPTPRQLGLLVAVALLCCCAVGLVLSSEPVRRTPGAMASLRPRVAVPAAALPLMPAAAAIFIATWSLGGFYQAFSPTVTAVDLGSQSVFVASVVFASFMAPNAFGGPLTGSLEPVTVQRWGIALFALAAVTLTVALALHAIALFLVAGVIAGMSQGAAFTASLRRLVAQASPAERAGMLATIYLISYAGAAIPNFIAGQFSIRVDLTGIAAGYSVLVVLAAVIAIVFTFREASAAPHSDADTSRVPEFSDAWRATTTRGSRRS, from the coding sequence ATGCGGACGTTCCTGTCGTTCGCTGCGGCGGTCACTTCGCTTATCGTGGTCTTCGCTTCATCGGGGGCGCCGATCCCGCTATATGAGCGATACCGTGAGACCGAACCCATCACCACCGCGGGCTTGTCGCTGGCTGCCGTGAGCTACTTTGTCGCCGTGCTGTTCTCGCTCGTTGTGTGCGGACGACTGTCCAATCACCTCGGACGGCGGCCGGTTGCACTGGCAACTGTCGTACTGGCGTGCATGGGGACGGCAATGCTCCTGTCGGTTCACTCCCTGGTGACGCTCGCATCGGGCAGGGCTCTGCAAGGACTCGCATGCGGGCTGGCGTCGAGTGTGTTGACGTCGTTCATCATCGAGACCGCGCCGCGCCGCCCGCAGTGGCTTGGGACCGTCGCCGCTGCGAGCGGCCCGCTTCTCGGGCTGACCATAGGTGCCGTCGGAGTGGGCGCGCTCGCGGAATACGCTCCCACACCCAGGCAGTTGGGTCTCCTGGTTGCAGTTGCCCTGTTGTGCTGTTGTGCGGTCGGCCTGGTGCTCAGTAGCGAACCCGTGCGGCGCACACCCGGCGCGATGGCATCGTTGCGACCCAGAGTCGCGGTGCCCGCAGCGGCGCTACCACTGATGCCGGCCGCCGCCGCAATCTTCATCGCCACCTGGTCCCTGGGCGGTTTCTACCAAGCATTCAGCCCCACGGTAACCGCCGTCGACCTCGGGTCACAGAGCGTCTTCGTGGCGTCGGTGGTGTTTGCATCGTTCATGGCGCCCAACGCTTTCGGCGGTCCGCTTACCGGATCTCTCGAGCCTGTGACCGTCCAGCGTTGGGGGATCGCTCTGTTTGCTCTCGCGGCGGTGACGCTCACCGTCGCCCTCGCCCTGCACGCCATCGCCTTGTTCCTGGTGGCGGGAGTCATCGCGGGGATGTCGCAAGGTGCGGCGTTCACGGCCAGCCTGCGGCGTCTCGTGGCACAGGCCTCGCCTGCGGAACGTGCGGGCATGCTCGCGACGATCTATCTGATCTCCTATGCGGGTGCGGCGATCCCCAATTTCATCGCTGGTCAGTTCTCCATTCGGGTGGACCTCACCGGTATTGCCGCCGGATACAGCGTTCTGGTGGTGCTCGCCGCCGTGATCGCGATCGTTTTCACGTTCCGAGAGGCATCCGCGGCGCCCCACTCGGATGCCGACACTTCACGAGTTCCGGAGTTCAGCGATGCGTGGCGGGCGACAACGACACGGGGTTCGCGGCGGTCGTGA
- a CDS encoding SDR family NAD(P)-dependent oxidoreductase, with the protein MSELQGKRVFVTGSGAGIGKAIATLFTERGARVVVSDRDKDAAEQAAAEIGAAGIANCDVTSEPEVQTAIAEAVRILGGLDVLVNNAGIEISSPLLQQSTESFDLIHQVNVRGPFVAMKAAAEHLVASKGNVVNMASVAGLGGSPLLGSYCASKAALIQLTRVAAIEMRDAGVRVNAVCPGFADTDMVSRLVPDFEAATQVPFGDLVAAKQGRLGTPEDIAQVVAFLASDSASWVTGSSYVLDGGLTASLV; encoded by the coding sequence ATGTCCGAACTACAAGGCAAGCGGGTTTTCGTGACGGGATCAGGCGCCGGCATCGGCAAAGCCATCGCCACGTTGTTCACCGAACGCGGCGCGCGTGTGGTCGTCAGCGACCGTGACAAGGACGCCGCCGAGCAGGCCGCCGCCGAGATCGGTGCGGCGGGAATCGCAAACTGCGACGTCACCAGCGAACCGGAAGTCCAGACCGCGATCGCCGAGGCTGTCCGGATTCTGGGCGGCCTCGACGTGTTGGTCAACAACGCCGGAATCGAGATCTCCTCACCGCTGCTCCAACAGTCGACCGAGAGTTTCGACCTGATCCATCAGGTCAATGTCCGCGGGCCGTTCGTGGCGATGAAGGCAGCGGCCGAACACCTCGTGGCATCCAAGGGCAATGTCGTCAATATGGCCTCGGTCGCCGGACTCGGCGGAAGCCCACTGCTGGGGTCCTACTGCGCCAGCAAGGCCGCACTGATCCAGCTGACGCGTGTGGCGGCGATCGAGATGCGCGACGCCGGAGTCCGGGTGAACGCAGTGTGCCCGGGCTTCGCCGACACCGACATGGTCTCCCGGCTCGTCCCCGATTTCGAGGCGGCGACCCAGGTACCGTTCGGCGATCTGGTGGCTGCCAAACAGGGCCGACTGGGCACACCGGAGGACATCGCCCAGGTGGTCGCGTTCCTGGCATCTGACAGCGCTAGCTGGGTCACCGGCAGCAGCTATGTCCTCGACGGCGGCCTGACGGCCTCGCTGGTGTGA
- a CDS encoding acyl-CoA synthetase, with translation MRLADYLDKGASLGPDRPCLTADGATWTYGEVREHTVAIAGALQRTGIATGDRVAVLSTNDPLALTCVFGISRAGAVWCPVNPRNEADENRQLFDLFGCRFLFFQKKFGELVARIRPDLPQLEWLVCLDGEFDGAVDFGTWLSEHRGEPDEERHPPHGLCLLAGTGGTTGKPKGVRLTEDNLMTSTALALMSYPFGERPRYLALAPLTHSAGVLTFPILSLGGEVVIMPRPDLGEFLTLVQRHRITHAFLPPTVIYGLLDHPALDDTDLSSLRCLWYGAAPMSPTRLEEALTRIGPVFGQLFGQTEAPNMIATLAPADHFRPDGTVATERLRSAGRPTPLTTVAIMGDNGTLLPRGERGEIVVKGPLVMDGYHDNPTATEESSRFGWHHTGDIGYLDEENFLFVVDRAKDMIITGGFNVYSAEVEQALLAHPAVKESAVIGVPDDKWGERVTAAVQLRPGQPATGEELIGFVKNRIGSVKAPKEIEIWDDLPRSKVGKILKNEVRASMQK, from the coding sequence ATGCGACTAGCGGACTACCTGGACAAGGGTGCGTCGTTGGGCCCCGACCGCCCATGCCTCACCGCTGACGGCGCGACATGGACCTATGGCGAGGTCCGAGAACACACGGTCGCCATCGCTGGGGCGTTGCAGCGCACCGGAATCGCGACCGGCGATCGCGTCGCGGTCCTCTCGACGAACGATCCCCTGGCCTTGACGTGCGTGTTCGGTATCTCGCGGGCGGGTGCCGTGTGGTGCCCGGTCAATCCTCGCAACGAAGCTGACGAGAACCGGCAGTTGTTCGACCTGTTCGGCTGTCGATTCCTGTTCTTCCAGAAGAAGTTCGGCGAGCTCGTGGCCCGCATCAGGCCCGATTTGCCGCAGCTTGAATGGCTCGTCTGTCTCGACGGTGAGTTCGACGGCGCCGTGGACTTCGGCACCTGGCTGTCGGAGCACCGCGGCGAACCAGATGAGGAGCGGCACCCGCCGCACGGATTGTGTCTTCTGGCAGGCACCGGGGGCACGACCGGCAAGCCGAAGGGGGTACGGCTCACCGAGGACAACCTGATGACGTCCACGGCGCTCGCGTTGATGAGCTACCCGTTCGGGGAGCGTCCCCGCTACCTCGCGCTCGCTCCGCTGACCCATTCGGCGGGCGTGCTGACTTTCCCGATCCTGAGTCTGGGTGGCGAAGTGGTCATCATGCCCCGGCCGGACCTTGGGGAGTTCTTGACGCTTGTGCAACGACATCGCATCACGCACGCGTTCTTACCCCCCACGGTGATCTACGGGCTGCTCGATCATCCCGCGCTCGACGACACGGATCTCTCCTCGCTGCGATGCCTCTGGTACGGCGCCGCACCGATGTCGCCGACACGCCTCGAAGAGGCGTTGACGCGAATCGGCCCGGTCTTCGGACAGCTGTTCGGTCAGACCGAGGCGCCCAACATGATTGCGACCCTGGCGCCGGCCGATCACTTCCGACCGGACGGTACGGTGGCGACGGAACGACTACGCTCTGCCGGTCGTCCGACGCCACTCACCACTGTGGCGATCATGGGAGACAACGGCACCCTGCTGCCTCGAGGGGAACGCGGCGAGATCGTCGTGAAAGGACCGCTGGTCATGGACGGCTACCACGACAATCCAACTGCAACAGAGGAATCGAGTCGTTTCGGCTGGCATCACACCGGCGACATCGGATACCTCGACGAGGAGAACTTCCTCTTTGTGGTGGATCGCGCGAAGGACATGATCATCACCGGCGGGTTCAACGTCTACTCCGCCGAGGTCGAACAAGCCCTGCTGGCCCATCCCGCGGTGAAGGAGAGCGCGGTCATCGGTGTCCCCGACGACAAATGGGGCGAGCGCGTCACCGCAGCGGTGCAACTACGCCCCGGACAACCGGCGACCGGCGAAGAGCTCATCGGCTTCGTCAAGAACCGGATCGGCAGTGTCAAGGCGCCGAAGGAGATAGAGATCTGGGACGACCTGCCGCGGTCGAAGGTGGGCAAGATCCTGAAGAACGAGGTGCGCGCGTCGATGCAGAAGTGA